The following nucleotide sequence is from Nitrospirota bacterium.
AGCGCAGTTCGTTCAACGAACCGAATATCGGGCCGCTGGGCCAGCACGTCGTGCGCGGTGGCTTCGATCCTGGCGTAGGCCACTCGCCAGCGGAGATCGGCCGAGTCCGGCACCACGATCGCGATGCGCTGGACTCTCGCCAAGGGGGATTCCTGAGCCGGCAGGGAGGGGATGGAGCCGGGTCGCGCGCTCGAACATCCCCCCGCCAGCCCCGCAAGCACGAGTCCGCCAACCACGATTCGCCATGTCGATTTCATGGTCTAGTTTACGGGGCGCTCGTCTGACGAACGACCGGTTTCACAAGGGGGGCTTGGTCTTTTTGGGCGGTCGGCACCACCGGGATCGGCCGAGCCGGGACGATCGCCTCCGTCGGCATCTTCTCCACGGCGGGCCCGGGCCTGGCGTCTCCAATCAGATCCGGTCCCTTGCCTTCCAGCGCCTGCTTGAGTCGAGAGGCGGTCTCCTGATCGTAGAGACCGGAACCCGGCAACTCCGCGATGCGCTGAAAAGTTTTGACCGCCTGCTCCGTTTCCTTTGTGTACTGTTCAGTCATTTCGACGCGCATCCCGGCCAGGTGCAAAGCCCGATGGAGTGCCAGGATGTCCGCTCCCTTCTGCCCCCGACGCAACGGGCCCGGGGGGACCCGTAGCTGAAGCGTCACCATATCGGGATCACCCAATTTGGGCTGATCGGTCTTATCGGCGACGGCCCTGACCGACGCTTCCACGGATTTCAACTGGGCGCCGAGCGTCTTGAGGTCTCGCTGTGTCGTTTCCATGGCCGATTTGACATCTTTCAACGCGCCGGTGAATTCCGCCACGGAAGCCTCGATTCCCGTGGCTTTCTGATGGGCCGACTTTGCGGTCCCCAAGGCTTCGCCGATCGATTCCGTATAGGCCTTTTGACTCGCATCGAGTCTGTCCTGCAGTCTCGCCTGGGCGGACAATAACCGTTCCGTCAAGATGTCAGGGGATGGCCCACTCGCGCATCCCATGAGGACGACCATTCCTGTCACGCCCATGAGGCTCGTGACGGACCGCAGGGTGCTCAGACCGCTCGCGCTCATCCTACTTCCCTCCCAGACCAATTCGCACAGCCGGTTGAATGGACACCAACACCTCTCCTTGATACAGTCCGGCCAGCCATTCCCCCCATCGTGCGCGTCCCTCAAGATAGACATCCGTCACCCACGTGGGTGGCCTCGAAACGACCAAGACCCGAGTCCCCTGCTCGGCCACGGGAACACGCCGGCCGTCCGGCAGAACCACCTCATATTCAGACGGCAAATGCCAGGATCCCACGGTGAGCGGCGCAGTTCGTGCCTCGAGCCAGACCGGGATCATCGATCGAATGCTGATGGTCGTTTCGCACACGCTTGAGCTGCTCGATGGAGAGAGGCTGCCGAACTCGCATGGACGTGCCACGGCAAGGTGGGGCACGATCGTCTGAGCCGCCCCGAACGTGTTCCACGGTTCCGCCAGGCTCGGCATTGGACTCAGTGCGAGGACCACCATCATCGCTCCGACAATCCGCCACCCCCATCTTGCTCCTAAAGAACCATGATGGATCCGCCGATAAGCCGGCAATTGTGGGAAGAGGTCGATCGGTGGCGATGGTTTCCCCTCCATCGTCCGCCTCTCTGATTCAGGGCCGATCTACTGTGATCTGACGACCGAGATCGTCCCCTTGCATTTCGCTGAGGCCAAGCCACGCCTGACTTCAGCCTCGGTCCTCCCACTCAGGGAACAGGGGCGGTGGCGCCTCCTCATCAATCCGCTACCGTTTCTCTCTGCTTCTCAACGACTTCGCGTCGTTGAGCCGGATAGTGCTCTTCTCGAGACCGTCCTGACTACGTTCGATCTGGTTTCCTCCTTCGACGACCCGCGGTGTCAAGTGTTTCGATCCGTTCGTCACCGCCTCAGGACGCCCGAGTCTGGGCACGAACACTGATTCTCGGTCCGTTCACACGAATGCTTGGCAGAAACCGTGCCGCGCTCCTCTCGCACAAGCCGCAGCTCGTCCCAGACTTATGCCAGAGGCTTCCAAGCTCGTCGGGTCTCGCCCGGCTCAAGACACGACTCGTTTCAACCGATCTGTCCGCTGCCGTCTTGCAGAAGGACCCAGGGGTCCTTGAACGCCCTTCACCGGATTTGCCCGCGTCCCTTCAGCACGACAGTTGATCCCCACCGCTTCCGCTCGGTGAACAGGTTGGGGTCTCATTGCCTTCCGTGAAATAGATCCCCTTCCAGTGATTGTCGTACCACGACTGACCATTGAGGTTCAGCCCGACGTTTGGCGGCATCCAGACCCGAATCTCTTGTGAAGGCTGATACGTCACATTCCCGGCGTAGAGCCAGAAAAACACCCCACCCGGCTTGCTCGGCGGCATCGTCACATCCACCTGGCCCCCGCCCACGACGGTGACCCGATAGGTTCCCTGATTACCAGTGTTACGCGGGGCGACCAGCAGCCAGACCTTGTAGAACCTGGCGTTGCTGGGGAGCGGCGTCAACGTGGTCCTCGCGGCGTCGTCTACCGTAATATTCATCACGGTTGACGAGTTCGTCCTCATCAGGGACAGATACGTGCCGATATCCGTTTCCTTCGACCAACAGAATTCGTTTCTCACACCACAGTCCGGTCGGTAGTGGGTGAAACTGGCCGCATCGCGATACACCCGACCGACCAGCATGGTCGGCGTGGCCTGGGCGGCATTCGACCAG
It contains:
- a CDS encoding peptidoglycan-binding domain-containing protein, whose amino-acid sequence is MSASGLSTLRSVTSLMGVTGMVVLMGCASGPSPDILTERLLSAQARLQDRLDASQKAYTESIGEALGTAKSAHQKATGIEASVAEFTGALKDVKSAMETTQRDLKTLGAQLKSVEASVRAVADKTDQPKLGDPDMVTLQLRVPPGPLRRGQKGADILALHRALHLAGMRVEMTEQYTKETEQAVKTFQRIAELPGSGLYDQETASRLKQALEGKGPDLIGDARPGPAVEKMPTEAIVPARPIPVVPTAQKDQAPLVKPVVRQTSAP